Sequence from the Thermomonas sp. HDW16 genome:
GGCGGAACGCTTCGCGTGCCGTGGTTTCGTCGACGCCCTCGATTTCATAGATCATGCGGCCGGGCTGGATCTGCGCGACCCAGTACTCCACGTTGCCCTTGCCGGAGCCCATGCGGACTTCGATCGGCTTCTTGGTGATCGGCTTGTCGGGGAACACGCGGATCCACATCTTGCCGCCACGCTTCACGTAACGGCTGATGGAACGACGCGCGGCCTCGATCTGGCGCGCGGTCAACTGGCCGTGCGCGGTCGCCTTCAGGCCGAACTCGCCGAAGCTGACGGCATTGCCGCTCCAGCTCAGGCCTTCGTTCCGGCCCTTGTGCTGCTTGCGATATTTGGTTCGCTTGGGTTGCAACATGACTTAGTCCCTCGCTTCACGGTCGCGGCGCGGGCCGCGCGGACGTTCGCGGTCGCCACGATCATTGCGATCGTTGCGCGGCGTGTCGTCCTGCTTTTCCTGGCCAACCTGGGAGAAATCGAAGATCTCGCCCTTGTAGACCCACACCTTGATGCCGATGATCCCGTACGTGGTCTTCGCTTCGGCAAAGCCGTAGTCGATGTCCGCACGCAGGGTGTGCAACGGCACGCGGCCTTCGCGGTACCACTCCGAACGAGCGATTTCCGCACCGTTCAAGCGGCCACCGACGTTGACCTTGATGCCCAGCGCGCCGAGGCGCATCGCGTTGCCGACCGCACGCTTCATCGCGCGGCGGAACATGATGCGACGCTCCAGCTGCTGCGCGATCGACTCGGCGACCAGCTGCGCGTCAAGCTCCGGCTTGCGCACTTCCGTGACGTTGATGTGCGCCGGGACGCCCATCACATCGCTCACTTCCTTGCGCAGCTTCTCGATGTCCTCACCACGCTTGCCGATCACCACGCCCGGGCGGGCGGTGTGGATCGTCACGCGGGCGTTGTTGGCCGGACGCTCGATCAGGATCTTGCTGATGCCCGCGGCGGCCAGCTTCTTGCGCAGCACCTCACGGACCTTGAGGTCGGCGGCGAGGAAGTCTGCGAAGTGCTTCTTGCCGGCGAACCACTTGGAATTCCAGTCCTTGGAAATGCCCAGGCGGATGCCGATCGGATTGACTTTATGACCCATGATTACTTGCCCTCGCCCACGATCACGGTGATATGGCTGGTGCGCTTGGTGATGCGCGTGCCACGACCCTTCGCACGCGCCATGAAGCGCTTCAGCGAGGGACCTTCA
This genomic interval carries:
- the rplP gene encoding 50S ribosomal protein L16 translates to MLQPKRTKYRKQHKGRNEGLSWSGNAVSFGEFGLKATAHGQLTARQIEAARRSISRYVKRGGKMWIRVFPDKPITKKPIEVRMGSGKGNVEYWVAQIQPGRMIYEIEGVDETTAREAFRLAAAKLSVTTTFVTRTVR
- the rpsC gene encoding 30S ribosomal protein S3 → MGHKVNPIGIRLGISKDWNSKWFAGKKHFADFLAADLKVREVLRKKLAAAGISKILIERPANNARVTIHTARPGVVIGKRGEDIEKLRKEVSDVMGVPAHINVTEVRKPELDAQLVAESIAQQLERRIMFRRAMKRAVGNAMRLGALGIKVNVGGRLNGAEIARSEWYREGRVPLHTLRADIDYGFAEAKTTYGIIGIKVWVYKGEIFDFSQVGQEKQDDTPRNDRNDRGDRERPRGPRRDREARD